A single Dermacentor variabilis isolate Ectoservices chromosome 9, ASM5094787v1, whole genome shotgun sequence DNA region contains:
- the LOC142558516 gene encoding TNF receptor-associated factor 6-like, with protein sequence MNREAFHRRTSDTTTARESDDSDYGDRQPGSTLQPSGSSEDPLDTTYTLEGFNCPFVNERPITFVKPLSWVRVCVRCTVVAADTVLLPCGHTLCDWCLDDISDCGANPARWEGGSFEDRPRDGSCPLDSEPFVETDLVVLDFPVPHLLKLPVRCFHADLGCPFVGKLGELQHHLRECLFRTETFVLMPRCW encoded by the coding sequence ATGAATAGAGAAGCTTTCCATCGCCGAacgagcgatacgacgaccgctCGAGAGAGCGACGACTCAGACTACGGAGACAGGCAACCTGGCTCTACGTTGCAGCCATCCGGGTCTTCCGAGGATCCCCTGGATACCACTTACACCCTGGAAGGGTTCAACTGCCCATTCGTGAACGAGCGACCGATCACCTTCGTGAAGCCGTTGTCCTGGGTTCGCGTCTGCGTGAGGTGCACGGTGGTTGCGGCCGATACTGTGCTGCTTCCCTGCGGTCACACCTTGTGTGATTGGTGCCTTGACGACATTTCTGATTGCGGGGCAAATCCAGCTCGGTGGGAGGGCGGCAGTTTCGAAGACAGGCCCCGCGACGGCTCGTGTCCCCTGGACAGTGAACCCTTTGTGGAGACCGACCTCGTGGTACTGGACTTCCCAGTGCCGCATCTTCTGAAACTTCCGGTGCGCTGTTTCCATGCCGACTTGGGCTGCCCTTTCGTCGGAAAGCTTGGAGAACTTCAACATCACCTGCGGGAATGCCTCTTCAGAACCGAGACCTTCGTGTTGATGCCTCGGTGTTGGTAG
- the LOC142558517 gene encoding uncharacterized protein LOC142558517, with translation MEETTYTLEGFDWPFVNERPITFEQPLPSVCVCVNCEVVAANAVLLPCGHTLCGFCLNDACDGGDNSTRRESGNLEHTHCFGSCPLDGEPFEKEDVVDLCFPLERLMALPVYCFHASLGCPFDGVLGELQHHLLECIFGTATFVLTTRCL, from the coding sequence ATGGAAGAGACCACGTACACCCTGGAAGGGTTCGACTGGCCATTCGTGAACGAGCGACCCATCACCTTCGAGCAGCCGTTGCCCTCGGTGTGCGTCTGCGTGAACTGCGAGGTGGTTGCGGCCAATGCGGTGCTGCTTCCCTGCGGTCACACCTTGTGTGGTTTTTGCCTCAATGACGCTTGTGATGGTGGGGACAATTCAACTCGGCGCGAGAGCGGCAACCTCGAACACACGCACTGTTTCGGCTCGTGTCCCCTCGACGGTGAACCCTTCGAAAAGGAAGACGTCGTCGACCTGTGCTTCCCTTTGGAGCGTCTTATGGCCCTGCCGGTGTACTGTTTCCACGCCAGCTTGGGCTGCCCGTTCGACGGAGTACTTGGAGAGCTTCAGCATCACCTGCTGGAATGCATCTTCGGAACCGCGACCTTCGTGTTGACGACTCGGTGTTTGTAG
- the LOC142558518 gene encoding TNF receptor-associated factor 6-A-like: MEATTYTIQGYDWQFLNEQPITFEHPLPSVCICAKCEVFAADAAQLPCRHTLCGRCLKDACDGDCCEHRHRFGWCPLDGEFFVEEDVVDAHFPLAFLMILPVRCFHAGLGCPFDGELGELQHHLLECIFGVGSIAGA, from the coding sequence ATGGAAGCGACCACGTACACCATTCAAGGGTACGACTGGCAATTCTTGAACGAGCAACCCATAACCTTCGAGCACCCGTTGCCCTCGGTGTGCATCTGCGCGAAGTGCGAGGTGTTTGCGGCCGATGCTGCGCAGCTTCCCTGCCGTCACACCTTGTGCGGTCGGTGCCTCAAAGACGCTTGTGATGGCGACTGCTGCGAACACAGGCACCGTTTCGGCTGGTGTCCCCTCGACGGTGAATTCTTCGTGGAGGAAGACGTCGTCGACGCGCACTTCCCTCTGGCGTTTCTTATGATACTGCCGGTGCGGTGTTTCCATGCCGGTTTGGGCTGCCCGTTCGACGGAGAACTTGGAGAACTTCAGCATCACCTGCTGGAATGCATCTTCGGAGTTGGTAGCATCGCTGGCGCCTAG